Below is a window of Streptomyces spongiicola DNA.
TTGATGGTGAGATCGCCGCTGATCCGGTAGTTCTCGCCGTCGAGCCGCTCGGCCCGGTTGGACCGGAAGGACATCACCGGGAACGTCTCGGCGTCGAAGAAGTCGCCGCTGCGCAGGTGGCCGTCACGGTCGGCGATGCCGGTGTCGATGCTGGCGATCCTGACGTCGATGGCCGCGCTGGAGCGGGAGGGGTCGGTGCCGTCCAGGTGCAGCGTGCCTTCGTGGTCGCCGAACGTGCCGCGGACGTTTGTGACCATGGCGTGGCGAACGGTGAAGCCGATGCTGCTGTGGGCGGGGTCGACGGTGTAGGTGCCGGTCAGCGCGGCCGGGGCCGGTCCCGTCGCGTGCGCGGCGGTGGCAGTGCCCGTGGCGGTGCCGGTGACGGTGGAGGTCTTGCGGTTGAACAGGCCCATGATCTGCTCCTCGGGGGCGTGGTCGGGCGGGGCGGTGGCCTTCCCGGCCACTCGTTGAACCTTCAACGACATTCAGCATAGAACCATTCCCGTTCAAAGTTCAACTTCTTTGGCCGGTCCGGATCGCCCCACGGCGCGCACTCCCGCGCCAGGCGCCCACCGGGGTGCGGCGGGGCGTCTGCGCCTGCGGCACTCCGAACGGCACTCCGAACGGCACTCCGAACGGCACTCCGAACGGCACTCCGAACGGCGCCCCGAGCAGCGGATCGGCCGCCATCCCGAACGGCGGTTCGGCCGGCGCATGGGCCCGGCCGCTTCCCGGGCCGCCCTCTCCCGGGCCGCCCCTTCCCGGCCCCGTCGCCCGTGCCCCCGCGGTCCGGCCAGGGGACCGATCCGGTGAACTCGTCGTACGAGTGCTTCCCGGCCCCCGGTGCCTCCCGGCGGTCGGCGGCGGCCCCTGCGCGCACTCGGGGCCGGCTGGAGGCCCTCGACAACGCGGAGTTCCGCCGGCCGGCCGCGGCCCGCCCGCCCGGACCCGCCGCGGCGGACTCCCGGCAGGCTGCCGCGGCGGTTCTGCCGACCCTCGTCTCCGCGGTGCCGGCGCCGCGGCGGGCGTCCACCCGGGCCCGCGGACTTCACGACGGCGAACCCGCGTGCTCCGGAACGCCGTTGGAGCGCGGCCGCGACCGGCCGGTGCGCCGGGTCCCGGAGCCCGGCCCCGCGGCGGGAGTGCCTGGGCGCCGGCCGCCGCCCCGGGACGCGCCGCGCTCCCGAAGCATCCGTGAACATCAGGTGCCGTACATTGCCGTGAGGTGGCCACCGCTCGACGTCATTGTCGGACCACGACAAATCTCAAGGGCGTTCAACTGGTAGTTCACCTGTGGTGCCAAACGGTTCTGTGTGGGGCTCACAGCAGAACGGGCGCGAGACTGTACGGAGTCAACGGCAGGATTTTCTCGGTCGGCTCCGTAGGGTTCGTACATGACCGTTTTGGACGAGACCGCGGACGAGCCGACCGACGCGCGGGGGCGTGTGGCCGAGCTGCACGCCCTTCGTGAGCAGGCGCGGCGCGGCCCCAGTGACCGGGCCACCGAGGCGCAGCACGCCAAGGGCAAGCTGACCGCGCGGGAGCGCATCGAGCTGCTGCTGGACGCGGGGTCGTTCCGAGAGGTCGAGCAGCTCCGGCGGCACCGGGCTTCGGGTTTCGGGCTCGAGTCGAGGAAGCCCTACACCGACGGCGTGATCACCGGCTGGGGTGCGGTCGAGGGCCGCACGGTCTTCGTCTACGCACACGACTTCCGGATCTTCGGCGGTGCCCTCGGCGAGGCGCACGCCACGAAGATCCACAAGATCATGGACATGGCGATCGCGGCCGGTGCGCCACTGGTGTCGCTGAACGACGGCGCCGGCGCCCGTATCCAGGAGGGCGTCTCCGCCCTGGCGGGCTACGGCGGCATCTTCCAGCGCAACACCAGGGCCTCGGGCGTCATCCCGCAGATCAGCGTCATGCTCGGCCCGTGCGCGGGCGGCGCGGCCTACTCGCCCGCGCTGACCGACTTCGTGTTCATGGTCCGTGAGACCTCGCAGATGTTCATCACCGGCCCGGACGTGGTCAAGGCGGTCACCGGGGAGGACATCACCCAGAACGGCCTCGGCGGCGCCGACGTGCACGCCGAGACGAGCGGTGTGGCGCACTTCGCCTACGACGACGAGGAGACCTGCATCGCGGAGGTCCGCTACCTGCTGTCGATGCTCCCGCAGAACAACCGGGAGAACCCGCCGCAGGCGCCGAGCGAGGACCCGGCGGACCGCCGCTCCGACGTCCTGCTCGACCTGGTCCCGGCCGACGGCAACCGCCCCTACGACATGCACAAGGTCATCGAGGAGATCGTCGACGACGGCGACTACCTGGAGATCCACGAGCGCTGGGCGCGCAACATCATCTGCGCCCTCGGACGCCTGGACGGCCAGGTCGTCGGCATCGTCGCCAACCAGCCGCAGTCGCTGGCCGGTGTCCTCGACATCGAGGCGAGCGAGAAGGCCGCCCGCTTCGTCCAGATGTGCGACGCCTTCAACATCCCGATCGTCACGCTGCTGGACGTCCCGGGCTTCCTGCCCGGAGTCGACCAGGAGCACGGCGGCATCATCCGCCACGGTGCCAAGCTCCTCTACGCCTACTGCAACGCGACCGTGCCCCGCATCTCGCTGATCCTGCGCAAGGCCTACGGCGGCGCGTACATCGTCATGGACTCCCAGTCCATCGGCGCCGACCTCACCTACGCATG
It encodes the following:
- a CDS encoding YceI family protein, translating into MGLFNRKTSTVTGTATGTATAAHATGPAPAALTGTYTVDPAHSSIGFTVRHAMVTNVRGTFGDHEGTLHLDGTDPSRSSAAIDVRIASIDTGIADRDGHLRSGDFFDAETFPVMSFRSNRAERLDGENYRISGDLTIKDVTRPLSIDLEFHGTATDVYGNERVGFEGSAEILRSDWGLTWNAALETGGVMVSDKVKLTFDISAIRQTA
- a CDS encoding acyl-CoA carboxylase subunit beta, with the translated sequence MTVLDETADEPTDARGRVAELHALREQARRGPSDRATEAQHAKGKLTARERIELLLDAGSFREVEQLRRHRASGFGLESRKPYTDGVITGWGAVEGRTVFVYAHDFRIFGGALGEAHATKIHKIMDMAIAAGAPLVSLNDGAGARIQEGVSALAGYGGIFQRNTRASGVIPQISVMLGPCAGGAAYSPALTDFVFMVRETSQMFITGPDVVKAVTGEDITQNGLGGADVHAETSGVAHFAYDDEETCIAEVRYLLSMLPQNNRENPPQAPSEDPADRRSDVLLDLVPADGNRPYDMHKVIEEIVDDGDYLEIHERWARNIICALGRLDGQVVGIVANQPQSLAGVLDIEASEKAARFVQMCDAFNIPIVTLLDVPGFLPGVDQEHGGIIRHGAKLLYAYCNATVPRISLILRKAYGGAYIVMDSQSIGADLTYAWPTNEIAVMGAEGAANVIFRRQIADAEDPEAMRARMVKEYKAELMHPYYAAERGLVDDVIDPAETREVLIRSLAMLRTKHADLPSRKHGNPPQ